DNA from Actinoplanes sp. SE50/110:
CGGCCCGCTGCCCACGCCGGCCGCGGTGATGGCGGCGGCGACCTCGTCCAGGTCCCGCCCGGTCAGGGTGAGGTCCGCGCCGGGTTGCCAGCCGGCGATCTGCCCGGGGCGGCGGGCACCGACGATCGCGCCGGTGACGCCCGGCCAGGCCAGCGTCCAGGCCACCGCGACGGCGGCGACCGGCACCCGGTGCCGGTCCGCGACGGTGCGCAGCGCGTCCACCACCCGCAGGTTGCGGTCCAGGCCGGTGGTGAAGTCGGGATGCCCGCGCCGCCAGTCGTCGGCCGGCAGGGCGGCCACCCGCCGCGCGTCGACGGCGCCGGTCAGCAGACCGGAGTGCATCGGCTGGTAGACGATCACCCCGGTGCCGTGCGCCGCGCTCCAGGCGATCTGGTCGGCGGGCTCGCGGACCAGCGCCGAGAACGGCGGCTGGATCGCGTCGACGGGTGCCACCCTCGCGGCCCGGTCCAGCTCGGCGACGCCATGATTGGACAGTCCGATCGCCCGCACCTTGCCCTCGGTGCGCAGGTCGGCCATGGTCTGCCAGTACTCCTCCAGTTCGGTCGCGCCGACCGGCGCGGCCCCGTCCGGCGGGCCCCAGCTGAGCAGCCGCCCGTCGCCCGGCCAGTGCACCTGGTACAGGTCGATGTGGTCGGTGCGCAGCCGGCGCAGCGACGCCTCCAGTTCCCGGCGCACCGAGGCGGCGGTCATCAGCCGGCGCGGCGGGGTGTCCCGGCGGGCCGGGTCGTCCCAGACCAGCCCGGTCTTGGTGAACAGGTACGGGCGGTCGGCCGGCGGCAGCGCGGCGACCGCGCGGCCGACCACCTCCTCGGAATGCCCGTGCCCGTACGCGGCGGCGGTGTCGATCCAGTTCACCCCGGCCGCCACGGCGGCGTGCACGGTGGCGATCGAGTCGGCGTCGTCCTGCGGGCCCCACGCGTACTGCCAGCCGGCGCCACCCATCACCCACGCGCCCAGTCCGGTGGTGGACAGCTCCATTCCGGTGGTGCCGAGTTCTCGCGTTCTCA
Protein-coding regions in this window:
- a CDS encoding aldo/keto reductase; this encodes MRTRELGTTGMELSTTGLGAWVMGGAGWQYAWGPQDDADSIATVHAAVAAGVNWIDTAAAYGHGHSEEVVGRAVAALPPADRPYLFTKTGLVWDDPARRDTPPRRLMTAASVRRELEASLRRLRTDHIDLYQVHWPGDGRLLSWGPPDGAAPVGATELEEYWQTMADLRTEGKVRAIGLSNHGVAELDRAARVAPVDAIQPPFSALVREPADQIAWSAAHGTGVIVYQPMHSGLLTGAVDARRVAALPADDWRRGHPDFTTGLDRNLRVVDALRTVADRHRVPVAAVAVAWTLAWPGVTGAIVGARRPGQIAGWQPGADLTLTGRDLDEVAAAITAAGVGSGPARPGTTVGP